The Deltaproteobacteria bacterium genome includes a region encoding these proteins:
- a CDS encoding DUF401 family protein, with product MLILALVFALILVLMRWVSLGSALMAGAVVLGLAAGLSPFELVSAMALALVAPDTLLISAVVFLIMVLSHFMEKSGHMARLLTAFRGISRNAKANLILFPVLIGLLPMPGGAVFSAPLVEATARQQNLTEPDKALVNYWFRHIWEFSWPLYPGILLASKLSGISLARLAPAMLPLTIIALLAGYRVLLPGVSGSVEEGENAGKGGWKPFLWEFLPIAVVIAGFAVLEIAARALSGAFPALGRLPSEVPLVMALAASIAWTAVADRVGRELFKEVFTQKALWVMVYMIVAIMVFSAVLEKSGTVASISADLVRYRVPVALAAIILPFIVGLVTGITVAFVGTAFPVVLGLAAASGPGANLLPLVALAFCAGYTGVLITPVHACLALTLAYFHSGFSSVWRKLFALCATVFTAGLVLSLLYYLLLRL from the coding sequence ATGCTGATACTGGCCCTGGTCTTCGCCCTTATCCTGGTCCTGATGCGCTGGGTTTCCCTGGGTTCGGCCCTCATGGCCGGAGCCGTGGTGCTGGGCCTCGCCGCCGGTCTTTCGCCTTTCGAGCTTGTATCGGCAATGGCCCTGGCCCTTGTGGCCCCGGACACCCTTCTTATTTCAGCCGTGGTTTTTCTCATCATGGTGCTTTCCCATTTCATGGAAAAATCCGGCCACATGGCCCGCCTTCTCACGGCCTTCCGTGGAATAAGCCGGAACGCCAAGGCCAACCTGATCCTTTTCCCGGTCCTGATCGGCCTTCTGCCCATGCCGGGCGGCGCGGTGTTTTCCGCGCCCCTGGTGGAGGCCACGGCCCGCCAGCAGAACCTCACGGAGCCCGACAAGGCCCTGGTGAACTACTGGTTCCGGCACATCTGGGAGTTTTCCTGGCCGCTCTATCCGGGAATCCTGTTGGCATCCAAGCTCTCTGGAATAAGCCTCGCCCGGCTTGCCCCGGCCATGCTGCCCCTGACTATAATCGCGCTTCTGGCGGGCTACAGGGTGCTTCTTCCGGGAGTGTCAGGAAGCGTGGAAGAGGGCGAAAATGCCGGAAAGGGCGGCTGGAAGCCCTTTTTGTGGGAGTTTTTGCCCATAGCGGTGGTGATCGCAGGCTTCGCGGTTCTGGAAATAGCGGCCAGGGCGCTTTCAGGGGCCTTCCCGGCCCTTGGCCGTTTGCCCTCGGAGGTGCCCCTGGTCATGGCGCTCGCCGCTTCCATCGCCTGGACCGCCGTGGCCGACAGGGTAGGAAGGGAGCTTTTCAAGGAGGTCTTCACCCAAAAGGCCCTATGGGTGATGGTTTACATGATCGTGGCCATCATGGTGTTTTCAGCGGTGCTGGAAAAAAGCGGCACTGTGGCCTCCATCAGCGCCGACCTCGTAAGATACCGGGTGCCGGTTGCCCTGGCCGCCATAATCCTCCCGTTCATCGTGGGCCTCGTTACAGGCATCACCGTGGCTTTTGTGGGCACGGCCTTCCCGGTGGTGCTGGGGCTCGCCGCCGCTTCCGGCCCCGGCGCGAACCTTCTTCCCCTCGTTGCGCTGGCCTTCTGCGCCGGATACACGGGGGTCTTGATCACCCCTGTCCACGCCTGCCTGGCCCTTACCCTGGCCTATTTCCACTCCGGTTTTTCCTCCGTCTGGCGGAAACTTTTCGCCCTTTGCGCCACGGTCTTCACTGCTGGCCTTGTTCTCTCCTTGCTTTACTACCTCCTGCTGCGATTGTAA
- a CDS encoding TRAP transporter large permease subunit, translating to MLTIGLILLFVVAVIVGSPLFTIIGGAAVLLFKYVALQETAAVIIEMGRLANAPGITAIPLFIFAGYIFAESKASSRMIRISNAALGWLPGGLAVVCAIASSIFTALTGASGITIIAVGGITLPAMIAAGYKKDFALGIVTASGSSGVLIAPSLPIIIYGMIAQTDITQLFTACLIPAFIIILCLSLYGIAYGIRSDIQTDPFSVKELASALWEAKWELPLPFIVVGGIYGGIITVGEAAAATAVYALLSECLIYRELPVRQILKIGIDSMVTVGSILIVLGCALGLDPVHLGVIFLANLELGYLTPPVGVNLFIASLRFDVSVMKLYKVTFPFLMVLLGALLLITYVPDLSLWLVEALGQKAEVLPM from the coding sequence ATGCTTACCATTGGCTTGATATTGCTTTTCGTGGTTGCCGTAATAGTGGGGTCTCCGCTTTTCACCATCATAGGCGGCGCGGCGGTTCTCCTGTTCAAGTACGTTGCGCTGCAGGAAACGGCCGCAGTCATCATAGAAATGGGGCGGCTGGCCAACGCGCCGGGCATAACGGCGATCCCGCTTTTCATTTTCGCGGGCTACATTTTCGCCGAAAGCAAGGCTTCAAGCCGCATGATCCGCATATCCAACGCGGCCCTGGGCTGGCTTCCGGGCGGCCTCGCCGTGGTCTGCGCCATCGCCTCCTCAATCTTCACGGCTCTTACCGGAGCTTCGGGCATAACAATTATAGCGGTGGGCGGCATAACCCTTCCGGCCATGATTGCCGCCGGTTACAAAAAGGACTTCGCACTGGGCATAGTCACTGCGTCGGGCTCCTCCGGCGTCCTCATCGCCCCCAGCCTTCCCATCATCATCTACGGCATGATAGCCCAGACCGACATCACCCAGCTTTTCACGGCCTGCCTCATTCCGGCCTTCATCATCATCCTGTGCCTTTCATTGTACGGTATTGCCTACGGCATAAGGAGCGACATACAGACCGATCCCTTTTCCGTGAAGGAACTGGCCTCAGCCCTTTGGGAAGCCAAGTGGGAGCTTCCGCTTCCCTTTATCGTGGTGGGCGGCATTTATGGGGGCATCATCACGGTGGGCGAGGCGGCGGCGGCCACTGCGGTCTACGCGCTTTTGTCCGAGTGCCTCATCTACCGCGAGCTTCCGGTGCGGCAGATTTTGAAGATAGGCATAGATTCAATGGTGACGGTGGGTTCCATCCTCATCGTCCTTGGCTGCGCCCTTGGCCTCGATCCCGTCCACCTTGGCGTCATATTCCTGGCCAACCTGGAACTCGGCTACCTCACCCCGCCGGTGGGCGTGAACCTCTTCATCGCAAGCCTTCGCTTCGACGTTTCGGTAATGAAGCTGTACAAGGTCACCTTCCCCTTCCTCATGGTGCTTCTGGGAGCGCTCCTTCTCATCACCTACGTGCCCGACTTGAGCCTGTGGCTGGTGGAGGCTTTGGGGCAGAAGGCGGAAGTTTTGCCGATGTAA
- a CDS encoding TRAP transporter small permease subunit: MKIIIEFLSQAHKSLVYLEKTVVILTLFSMIFLAFLQVVARNIFSYGFMSIDEILRIQVLWLTFLGACLASEYARHVQIDVLAHFLGGGTAAKVLNILAQVVCLGVCVLLSQAAIDYINMVASSGAEPSPVGEIPMWVFHLVIPYAFIAMGVRCVINIGRIYSGNYSRSIEP, from the coding sequence ATGAAGATAATAATCGAGTTTTTGTCCCAGGCTCACAAGAGCTTGGTTTACCTGGAAAAAACCGTAGTTATCCTGACCCTGTTTTCGATGATTTTTCTGGCCTTCCTGCAGGTGGTGGCCCGCAACATCTTTTCCTACGGGTTCATGTCCATAGATGAAATCCTTCGCATCCAGGTCCTGTGGCTCACCTTTCTGGGCGCATGTCTCGCCTCGGAATACGCAAGGCACGTGCAGATAGACGTTCTGGCCCATTTCCTCGGCGGCGGCACGGCGGCCAAGGTGCTGAACATTCTGGCCCAGGTTGTCTGCCTTGGCGTTTGCGTGCTTCTTTCCCAGGCCGCCATAGACTACATAAACATGGTGGCCTCCTCCGGCGCAGAGCCGTCCCCGGTGGGCGAGATACCCATGTGGGTGTTCCATCTGGTGATCCCTTACGCTTTCATAGCAATGGGCGTAAGATGCGTCATCAACATAGGCCGCATCTATTCGGGCAACTATTCCCGTTCCATCGAGCCGTAG
- a CDS encoding DUF4037 domain-containing protein — translation MQGLPLCQSYFEAVGRPVLASRFGHVLSRMAAGLVGDGSECYGFDDETSRDHDWGPGFCLWLEHRDYDDFGAELGRVYEALPKTYAGFGPRITSRWGEKRVGVFCMEDFYAGFIGLGRAPQTLDEWLAVPENCLAAATNGAVFYDPLGEFSRIREELLKFYPEDVRRKKIASRLMTASQAGQYNFGRSARRGDLFAASYSKIKFASDSISMIYLLNLRYTPFYKWMYRGLGEQPILGQAAQRLVTALLAEPDFKKNEDVIESLCSLAANELRRQGLSNIPGNFLADHGPAVAEGISDPAMRSRNIWVG, via the coding sequence GTGCAGGGTCTTCCTCTTTGCCAGAGCTATTTCGAGGCCGTGGGCAGGCCGGTTCTTGCCTCGCGTTTCGGCCATGTCCTCAGCAGGATGGCGGCGGGGCTTGTTGGCGACGGAAGCGAATGCTACGGCTTTGACGATGAAACAAGCCGCGACCACGACTGGGGTCCGGGCTTCTGCCTGTGGCTTGAGCACCGCGATTACGATGATTTCGGGGCGGAGCTTGGCCGGGTTTACGAGGCGCTCCCCAAAACCTACGCCGGTTTCGGCCCCAGGATAACGAGCCGGTGGGGGGAAAAAAGGGTAGGGGTTTTCTGCATGGAAGACTTCTACGCGGGCTTCATCGGCCTTGGCCGCGCCCCACAAACGCTGGACGAATGGCTGGCCGTTCCCGAAAACTGCCTGGCCGCAGCCACCAACGGCGCGGTTTTTTACGATCCCTTGGGCGAATTCTCCCGAATCAGGGAGGAACTTCTGAAATTTTACCCGGAGGACGTGCGGAGGAAAAAAATCGCGTCACGGCTCATGACCGCCTCCCAGGCCGGACAGTACAATTTCGGGCGTTCGGCGAGACGGGGGGACCTGTTCGCCGCGTCATATTCCAAAATAAAATTCGCGTCGGATTCGATTTCCATGATTTATCTCTTGAATCTGCGCTATACTCCCTTCTATAAGTGGATGTACAGGGGACTGGGTGAACAACCGATACTTGGGCAGGCGGCGCAAAGATTGGTCACGGCTCTGCTTGCCGAGCCCGATTTCAAGAAAAATGAAGATGTTATAGAATCACTCTGCTCCTTGGCCGCTAATGAATTGCGCCGCCAGGGGCTTTCAAATATTCCGGGAAACTTCCTGGCCGACCACGGCCCTGCCGTGGCCGAAGGCATTTCCGACCCGGCAATGAGATCAAGAAACATCTGGGTGGGCTGA
- a CDS encoding tetratricopeptide repeat protein, with product MDPAVKVAALNRGGGRLLSRGRRVEAVNCFTKALDLLNDFGLEDENIRAALENNLGHLLNSLEKREDALSCFTRARDFYKRAGDPVNAARQEANRGSVYRDMERLSEALPCYASALSVFLKAGADADAADQHANIAYILALSGDSQGAYRHYRKALLLYRKTGQHERAALVEKNIAALGLA from the coding sequence ATGGACCCGGCGGTCAAGGTCGCGGCCCTCAATCGAGGCGGCGGACGCCTCCTTTCACGGGGCCGACGTGTAGAGGCGGTGAATTGTTTCACAAAAGCCCTTGATTTGTTGAACGATTTTGGGTTAGAAGATGAAAATATCCGTGCGGCCCTGGAAAACAATCTCGGCCATCTTCTGAATTCCCTGGAAAAACGGGAAGATGCGCTCTCCTGCTTCACCCGGGCCAGGGACTTTTATAAAAGGGCCGGGGACCCGGTCAACGCGGCCCGCCAGGAGGCCAACCGGGGGTCGGTTTACAGGGACATGGAAAGGCTTTCCGAAGCCCTTCCGTGCTACGCCAGCGCCCTTTCGGTTTTCCTCAAGGCCGGGGCGGACGCGGACGCCGCCGACCAGCACGCCAACATAGCTTATATTCTGGCCCTTTCGGGCGATTCCCAGGGGGCTTATCGTCATTACCGGAAGGCGCTTTTGCTTTACCGCAAAACGGGCCAACACGAGCGGGCGGCCCTTGTGGAAAAAAATATCGCCGCCCTGGGGCTGGCCTGA
- a CDS encoding enoyl-CoA hydratase — MNWEHVLLDKKEHVATITLNRPDRYNSFGGLMRQEIVAALTDVAADKDVRCVVITGAGKYFSTGGDVGEFAAGTTKALDAAVSAERPAMSQAVMLINSMEKPVIASVNGTAAGGGCNLALSCDIRIASEKAKFGQVFVRRGVHPDWGGIHFLPRLVGYAKACELIFSGEVVDAAEALKIGMVNKVVPHEELQSATWEMAHRMAHNAPIPVAFAKRGLQNYGKWTLAEALDYECYTLSVCMKSEDIIEGFGAFLEKREPVFKGR, encoded by the coding sequence ATGAACTGGGAACACGTACTGCTGGACAAAAAGGAACATGTGGCCACCATCACCCTGAACCGCCCGGACCGGTACAACTCCTTCGGCGGGCTCATGCGCCAGGAGATAGTGGCGGCGCTCACCGACGTGGCGGCTGATAAAGACGTGCGCTGCGTGGTGATTACGGGTGCCGGGAAGTATTTCTCCACGGGCGGCGACGTGGGGGAGTTCGCGGCTGGCACCACCAAGGCCCTGGATGCCGCCGTTTCCGCCGAGCGCCCCGCCATGAGCCAGGCCGTGATGCTCATCAACTCCATGGAAAAGCCGGTGATAGCCTCGGTGAACGGAACCGCCGCAGGCGGCGGGTGCAATCTGGCCCTTTCCTGCGATATCCGCATAGCCAGCGAAAAGGCGAAGTTCGGGCAGGTCTTCGTGAGGCGCGGAGTCCACCCGGACTGGGGCGGAATCCATTTCCTGCCGCGACTGGTGGGCTACGCCAAGGCCTGCGAGCTGATCTTTTCCGGCGAGGTGGTGGATGCCGCCGAGGCCCTTAAAATCGGCATGGTGAACAAGGTGGTCCCCCACGAAGAGCTTCAGAGCGCCACCTGGGAAATGGCCCATCGCATGGCCCATAACGCCCCCATCCCCGTGGCCTTCGCCAAGCGCGGGCTTCAGAATTACGGGAAATGGACCCTGGCCGAGGCCCTCGACTACGAGTGCTACACCCTTTCGGTGTGCATGAAAAGCGAGGACATCATAGAGGGCTTCGGGGCCTTCCTGGAAAAACGCGAGCCCGTTTTCAAGGGGCGCTGA
- a CDS encoding DUF561 domain-containing protein: MRDLTADKGPGWATRVSEILGVRYPIILGPMRMITMGEMAAAVSNAGGFGQIGASGLSGPELRAEIAKAKALTDKPFGINVPVYRENAFEAIEIAIESGIKTITTSAGNPAKIMSLARSGNLTVIHKASSVKLAKKAEDAGVDAVIAMGFEAGGHVGRENITTMCLVPQVVDAVRIPVIAAGGIADARGIAAAFALGAAGVEMGTRFVASAESPVPGFFKDGLVCADCDATLLLGKEAMPIRVLKNKVTAIVAGLASNEADSAMVSSGDAAYVMQGGDRDTAVMPCGQIAGLIGSVKSVAEIMDELVSGVAVIARSFSAFG, translated from the coding sequence GTGCGAGACTTAACGGCTGACAAGGGCCCCGGCTGGGCCACCAGGGTCTCCGAAATCCTCGGGGTCCGCTATCCCATAATTTTGGGGCCCATGCGCATGATCACCATGGGCGAAATGGCGGCGGCGGTTTCCAACGCGGGCGGCTTCGGCCAGATTGGCGCATCCGGCCTTTCCGGCCCGGAGCTTAGGGCCGAGATCGCAAAGGCCAAGGCTCTCACGGACAAGCCCTTTGGCATCAACGTGCCGGTTTATCGTGAAAACGCCTTCGAGGCCATTGAGATCGCCATTGAATCGGGAATCAAAACCATCACCACGTCAGCCGGAAACCCGGCCAAGATCATGAGCCTGGCCAGAAGCGGCAATCTCACCGTGATTCACAAGGCAAGCTCGGTGAAGCTGGCCAAGAAGGCCGAGGACGCGGGGGTTGACGCCGTCATCGCCATGGGTTTCGAGGCCGGCGGGCACGTGGGCCGGGAAAACATCACCACCATGTGCCTTGTGCCCCAGGTTGTGGACGCGGTGAGGATTCCGGTCATCGCGGCGGGAGGAATCGCGGACGCCCGTGGGATCGCCGCCGCATTCGCCCTTGGTGCCGCAGGAGTGGAGATGGGCACCCGCTTCGTGGCCAGCGCGGAATCGCCGGTTCCGGGCTTTTTTAAAGATGGCCTCGTGTGCGCCGACTGCGACGCCACCCTTCTTTTGGGCAAGGAGGCCATGCCCATAAGGGTTCTCAAAAACAAGGTGACGGCCATAGTGGCGGGCCTTGCCTCAAACGAGGCCGACAGCGCCATGGTTTCATCCGGCGACGCCGCCTACGTGATGCAGGGCGGGGACCGCGACACCGCCGTCATGCCCTGCGGCCAGATAGCGGGCCTCATCGGCTCGGTGAAATCCGTTGCCGAAATCATGGACGAGCTGGTTTCGGGCGTGGCAGTCATCGCCCGGAGTTTTTCAGCTTTCGGGTAG
- a CDS encoding AMP-binding protein, which produces MGVQWDVGYIIYKRAVQHPEKTAIIFEDEPVTYRALNEGANRCAHYLQKKGLKKGDRMAVLMLNCIEFLELYFGAAKLGVVFVPLNWRLVGPELEYQINDCAARLIVFHDSFLGSVDGIKGRLTVEEDKFVFAKSGNPGQPTCPAWAEDYHDKLNGRQAAEPRPDTPVEMDDPLAIVYTSGVTGNPKGAVLSHGQTFFKCFQTALYTSEDAGGDQVMVAQMPLFHSGGLFIVATPSIFGGITLIMRRNFNPDEFAEDIQRYRATIVLALTTMWRFILATGKLDQIDVSSVHTVLGGGERTPPSLFDELAKRGLYMQQGFGQTECSAMTLMPKADIQRKMGSIGKSGFFTHVWVGDKNGNELPPGEIGDILAKGPTVMSGYWNLPEATRRTITDGILHTGDLGYKDEEGFLYIVDRAKDMYRSGGENVYPAEVEKVISGHPKVQNVAIIGVPDDKWGETGMAFILPMPGQEITKEEIVEYLQGKVAKYKHPTRFEFVAELPLTATMKVKKSELKEKYGARLNG; this is translated from the coding sequence ATGGGCGTTCAATGGGACGTGGGTTACATTATTTACAAGAGGGCCGTGCAGCACCCGGAAAAGACAGCCATCATCTTCGAGGACGAGCCGGTCACCTACAGGGCCCTGAACGAGGGGGCCAACCGCTGCGCCCATTATCTCCAGAAAAAGGGCCTCAAGAAGGGCGACCGAATGGCGGTTTTGATGCTCAATTGCATCGAGTTTCTGGAGCTCTACTTCGGGGCGGCGAAACTGGGGGTGGTTTTCGTGCCGCTCAACTGGCGGCTGGTGGGGCCTGAGCTTGAGTACCAGATAAACGACTGCGCCGCCCGCCTCATCGTTTTCCACGACTCCTTCTTAGGTTCGGTGGACGGCATAAAGGGGCGGCTTACGGTGGAGGAGGACAAGTTCGTCTTCGCCAAAAGCGGCAACCCCGGCCAGCCCACCTGCCCGGCCTGGGCCGAGGACTACCACGACAAGCTGAACGGCAGGCAGGCGGCGGAGCCCAGGCCCGACACCCCCGTGGAGATGGACGATCCGCTCGCCATCGTCTACACGTCGGGCGTCACCGGAAACCCCAAGGGCGCGGTGCTGTCCCACGGCCAGACCTTTTTCAAGTGCTTCCAGACCGCCCTCTACACCTCCGAGGACGCGGGCGGCGACCAGGTGATGGTGGCCCAGATGCCGCTCTTCCATTCCGGAGGCCTCTTCATCGTGGCCACGCCCTCCATCTTCGGCGGCATAACGCTCATCATGCGCCGCAACTTCAACCCGGACGAGTTCGCGGAAGATATCCAGCGCTACCGGGCCACCATCGTTCTGGCCCTCACCACCATGTGGCGCTTCATCCTGGCCACCGGGAAACTTGACCAGATAGACGTGTCCTCGGTCCACACCGTCTTGGGCGGCGGCGAGCGTACCCCCCCATCGCTTTTCGACGAGCTTGCCAAGCGCGGCCTTTACATGCAGCAGGGCTTCGGCCAGACCGAGTGCTCGGCCATGACTTTAATGCCCAAGGCGGACATCCAGCGCAAGATGGGAAGCATCGGCAAATCCGGATTTTTCACCCACGTCTGGGTGGGCGACAAGAACGGAAACGAGCTTCCCCCCGGCGAGATCGGCGACATCCTGGCCAAGGGGCCGACCGTGATGAGCGGCTACTGGAACCTGCCGGAAGCCACCCGCCGCACCATCACCGACGGGATTCTCCACACCGGCGACCTTGGCTACAAGGACGAGGAGGGCTTTCTCTACATCGTGGACCGGGCCAAGGACATGTACCGTTCGGGCGGCGAAAACGTGTATCCGGCAGAGGTGGAGAAGGTGATCTCCGGCCACCCGAAGGTGCAGAACGTCGCCATAATCGGCGTTCCCGACGACAAGTGGGGGGAAACCGGCATGGCCTTCATCCTGCCCATGCCCGGCCAGGAGATAACCAAAGAGGAGATAGTGGAGTATCTTCAGGGCAAGGTCGCCAAGTACAAGCACCCCACGCGCTTCGAGTTCGTGGCGGAGCTTCCCCTCACCGCCACCATGAAGGTGAAGAAATCCGAGCTGAAGGAAAAATACGGTGCGAGACTTAACGGCTGA
- a CDS encoding NAD-dependent protein deacylase yields MKLKSLPAGAALTGSGVSAESGISTYRDKGGLWDTHPKGASGGMLGVLAAYPEKASQILGDFFGSLKRALPNPGHTALAEMEKAGFIRGIITQNVDDLHNRAGSRVVYELHGNVMRVRCMSCGKKERPQRDEFFEVAERLAAKASGTGLSALLGELPRCMACHGILRPDFVGFGEAVQDLSEAVTLAENCGFMLVCGTSGLVHPAASLPLRARERGALIVEINPGESALTNIADAVIRERSAQALPALLKLMTG; encoded by the coding sequence ATGAAGCTCAAGTCGCTGCCCGCCGGGGCGGCCCTCACCGGAAGCGGGGTGTCGGCGGAATCCGGCATCTCAACCTACCGGGACAAGGGGGGCCTATGGGACACCCACCCCAAGGGCGCGTCCGGCGGAATGCTGGGGGTTCTCGCAGCGTACCCTGAAAAGGCCTCCCAGATTCTGGGGGATTTCTTCGGCTCCCTCAAAAGGGCGCTTCCCAATCCGGGCCATACGGCCCTTGCGGAGATGGAGAAGGCCGGATTCATAAGAGGCATCATCACCCAGAACGTGGACGACCTGCACAACCGGGCAGGAAGCAGGGTCGTTTACGAGCTTCACGGAAACGTGATGAGAGTGCGGTGCATGAGCTGCGGGAAAAAGGAGAGACCGCAGAGGGACGAGTTCTTCGAGGTCGCGGAAAGGCTTGCGGCAAAGGCTTCGGGAACCGGCCTTTCCGCACTTTTGGGGGAGCTTCCGCGCTGCATGGCCTGCCACGGAATCTTAAGGCCCGATTTCGTCGGCTTCGGGGAAGCGGTGCAGGACCTAAGCGAAGCCGTAACTCTTGCGGAAAACTGCGGCTTTATGCTTGTCTGCGGAACGAGCGGGCTGGTGCATCCTGCGGCCTCGCTTCCGCTTCGGGCAAGGGAGCGCGGGGCGCTCATCGTCGAGATCAACCCCGGCGAAAGCGCCCTCACCAATATCGCGGACGCCGTGATACGGGAAAGGTCAGCCCAGGCGCTCCCGGCGCTCTTGAAACTCATGACGGGCTGA
- a CDS encoding enoyl-CoA hydratase/isomerase family protein codes for MAEDAILESVKDYVGTITFNRPERRNALSTDMLFTLHLLLEKWAQDGAVRCVVITGGQGKAFSSGYDIASIPTQVSPEMEELIKNHNPLELAFSSLKNFPYPTIAAWNGYAFGAGLNLSMCCDMRIACREAKVGMPPAKLGLVYHPAGLVEFIQAAGMAPTRELFFTARNFTAQEAFEMGLVNHVVPKEELFPFVDAMAAEIASNAPISLRNTKKILNMLEKSISLSAEDKAAAELLQAEGFASEDLREGQMAFMEKRKPNFKGR; via the coding sequence ATGGCGGAAGATGCGATTTTGGAATCGGTAAAGGACTACGTGGGCACCATCACCTTCAACAGGCCGGAGCGCCGCAACGCTCTTTCCACGGATATGCTCTTTACCCTGCATCTTCTGCTGGAAAAATGGGCGCAAGACGGGGCCGTGCGCTGCGTGGTGATAACAGGAGGCCAGGGCAAGGCCTTTTCGTCCGGCTATGACATAGCCTCCATCCCCACACAGGTAAGCCCTGAAATGGAGGAACTCATCAAGAATCACAACCCACTGGAGCTTGCGTTCTCATCCCTGAAAAACTTCCCGTACCCCACTATCGCGGCCTGGAACGGCTACGCCTTCGGCGCGGGCCTGAACCTTTCCATGTGCTGCGACATGCGCATCGCCTGCCGGGAAGCCAAGGTCGGCATGCCCCCCGCGAAACTGGGCCTCGTCTACCATCCGGCGGGGCTTGTGGAATTCATCCAGGCTGCGGGCATGGCCCCAACCCGCGAGCTTTTCTTCACGGCCAGAAATTTTACGGCCCAGGAAGCATTTGAAATGGGCCTCGTGAACCATGTTGTGCCCAAGGAGGAGCTTTTCCCCTTTGTGGACGCGATGGCAGCGGAAATCGCTTCAAACGCGCCCATATCCTTAAGGAACACCAAGAAGATTTTGAACATGCTGGAAAAATCAATCTCCCTTTCTGCCGAGGACAAGGCCGCCGCCGAGCTTCTCCAGGCCGAGGGCTTTGCCAGCGAGGATTTGCGGGAAGGCCAGATGGCCTTTATGGAAAAGAGGAAGCCCAACTTCAAAGGCAGGTAG
- a CDS encoding FKBP-type peptidyl-prolyl cis-trans isomerase has translation MLIGPGTIVTMTYAVRDETGEVLDDIYLKSPVKFAFGDKRFPRGLTAALAGLSDGDAKNVTLAPGKAFGERREDAVIRIKAGELPTPPTARGELFSRLSDTGEREVFTVLGFVGDRVILDPNHPWAGKTLTYDIRVIAVEPVNREPAAINPIMEG, from the coding sequence ATGCTCATAGGTCCCGGAACAATCGTCACCATGACCTACGCTGTTCGGGACGAAACGGGCGAGGTTCTGGATGACATTTATCTGAAAAGCCCGGTGAAGTTCGCCTTCGGGGACAAAAGGTTTCCAAGGGGGCTTACCGCCGCCCTGGCCGGGCTTTCGGACGGGGACGCGAAAAACGTGACGCTTGCCCCCGGAAAGGCCTTCGGCGAACGCCGGGAAGATGCGGTGATAAGGATAAAGGCCGGGGAGCTTCCCACGCCGCCAACGGCGCGGGGCGAGCTTTTTTCCAGGCTTTCGGACACCGGGGAACGGGAGGTCTTCACGGTTCTGGGTTTCGTGGGGGACCGTGTGATCCTGGACCCCAACCACCCCTGGGCCGGAAAGACCCTGACCTACGACATAAGGGTGATAGCGGTGGAGCCGGTCAATCGGGAACCCGCCGCAATAAATCCGATTATGGAAGGATGA
- a CDS encoding pyridoxamine 5'-phosphate oxidase family protein → MQVSDAVKEFFATRERTNVLATSGRDGEVNVAAFGSPTLQNDDTIMMMLGDNRTWGNLKENPNAALLVMMHGGVGMGMKGCRLYLKLRDTSDEGEKFDALLGPIRERIGRGADILKHYVEFNILSARPILDFGQGI, encoded by the coding sequence ATGCAGGTAAGTGACGCTGTGAAGGAATTTTTCGCCACCAGGGAGCGCACCAACGTACTGGCCACAAGCGGCAGGGATGGAGAAGTGAACGTTGCGGCCTTCGGCTCCCCCACCCTTCAAAACGACGACACCATCATGATGATGCTGGGCGACAACCGCACCTGGGGCAATTTGAAGGAAAACCCCAACGCGGCCCTTTTGGTCATGATGCACGGCGGAGTCGGCATGGGCATGAAGGGCTGCCGCCTCTATCTCAAACTGCGCGACACCTCCGACGAGGGTGAAAAATTTGACGCCCTCTTAGGTCCAATTCGGGAGCGCATCGGGCGCGGCGCGGATATCCTGAAGCATTACGTGGAGTTCAATATTCTGTCAGCCAGGCCGATCTTAGACTTTGGGCAGGGAATTTAA